TTATCAGCGATCTGTTTTACCGCTTTCGGTCTTTTGGATTTGCTAGAGGAATTTCCCAATTGATCATATAAATCGATAACCAAACGATGACCATAAGTTTTGTTAGGAACAAGCAAAAATGTTTTTGGCTTAACTGACTTATTGGTGTCTAAAACAATGCGTAAGTCGGTGGCATTACGTTCAGCACTACGCATTCTTTCAACAAAGCCAACTGACTCTTTAGGCAGGCTCATACGCATACGCGTGCGTTTTAAATCGATAACGATCCGTTCTGGATTTTTAAGAGTGAATAATTTGTATTCAAGCGGGGATGAGATTTCAAAGACAAGGCGGGTGTGGTCTGGAGCAGGCCATGCTCTCACACCAGTAACAACTGTCTGCGCGGCACTAACCATAGTGATTGACGCAACCAGCAAGCTAGCAGCGAATAGAATAGTTCTGATTATCACGAGTGGTGTTGCACCTCCAGGCGCATTCTCATTGTATTTATAGGCTCATTCTTATTGAATTTCAAGCCTTTTTCTATATGTTTTAACAAGATAGCGATAAAATCTCTAGTGACACATGTTAAATCACTGGTAACATATTGTTCTCTAGTTCGGCAGTCATTTGAGAAAAACACTTTAAAACCGATTTTCCAACCGTACTTTGTGCCTCAATAGTCAATTTTCGCTCATCGCCAACATACGCCAAAGCAACACTAATATCAGCCTTCACCAGCTCGCCTTCTGCGCGCTCAGGCCATTCAATCAAGCATAAAGATTGGCCATTGAAATAGTCACGCACCCCCATTTCTTCTAACTCTTTATAGGAGCCTATTCGATACAAATCAAAATGATAAACAGTTAAGCCGCTCAATTGATAAGGCTCTACCATGGTATAGGTTGGGCTTTTTACATTACCTTCATGACCTAAACCATGAATGAATCCGCGACAAAATGTCGTTTTACCAGCGCCCAATTCACCCCTTAAGTAAATCACTAAAGGCCGCGTTTCGCAGCACTGCGCCAAGACTTTCGCAAATGATTCGGTTATCGTTGCAGAATCTGAGTGTAACTCCAACATTTTCATAAATCTGCGCTAGATGGCTTGCTCAAGGTTTTCTCGAGGATTTACTAGGCGCCTTAAATGTGGCAATAAATCAGTTGCCAACAACCCCCTCTCACCAACCTTTGCCGCCTTGTTGGCAGCACTCGCATGCAACCAAACACCTGCGCGCGCAGCATCTCGTAATGACAGGCCTTGTGCCAATAAACCACCAATAATACCTGCCAACACATCACCCATGCCCCCTGAGGCCATACCTGGGTTACCTGCATTAACAACACTAATCTCACCTTCGCTATCGCATATTAGCGTACCGCTACCTTTTAACACCACCACACCACCGTAACGCTGCTGTAATGCTTTAATCGCAGCATAACGGTCTGCTTGAATTGCAACCGTCTCGACATCCAACAAACGCGCCGCCTCACCAGGGTG
This genomic interval from Gammaproteobacteria bacterium contains the following:
- a CDS encoding AMIN domain-containing protein, with product MIIRTILFAASLLVASITMVSAAQTVVTGVRAWPAPDHTRLVFEISSPLEYKLFTLKNPERIVIDLKRTRMRMSLPKESVGFVERMRSAERNATDLRIVLDTNKSVKPKTFLLVPNKTYGHRLVIDLYDQLGNSSSKSKRPKAVKQIADNSLRDVVIAIDAGHGGEDPGALGRKGTREKDVVLAIARELKRKIDAQRGMRAV
- the tsaE gene encoding tRNA (adenosine(37)-N6)-threonylcarbamoyltransferase complex ATPase subunit type 1 TsaE; this encodes MKMLELHSDSATITESFAKVLAQCCETRPLVIYLRGELGAGKTTFCRGFIHGLGHEGNVKSPTYTMVEPYQLSGLTVYHFDLYRIGSYKELEEMGVRDYFNGQSLCLIEWPERAEGELVKADISVALAYVGDERKLTIEAQSTVGKSVLKCFSQMTAELENNMLPVI